The following proteins are encoded in a genomic region of Triticum dicoccoides isolate Atlit2015 ecotype Zavitan chromosome 1B, WEW_v2.0, whole genome shotgun sequence:
- the LOC119339609 gene encoding protein ARABIDILLO 1-like produces MTTRRVRRRTCRDKGKGKEVVEEGRAVEAGSSPPRDWVPAGDGDGGGEAVAGEAVDWTLLPDDTVLQLFGRLSYRDRASLGATCQMWRGLGSSPCLWSTLDLRAHRCDAEVASSLASRCGGLQRLRLRGHEAAVAVASALGARDLREVVAEGCRGLTDATLAVLAARHEALESLQIGPDPLERISSDALRHVALCCSRLRRLHLSGLREADSDAIGALARYCPLLEDVALLDCGTVDEAALGDIHSLRFLSIAGCYNVKWATASASWAQLPLLVAVDVSRTDVSPNAVARLISHSKTLELICALNCKFVEEEQTHSPTAFSNSKGKLVLTITCPIFKSLASLFPGKDVEEHGVFNECNWRNKRKILGVMMNWLEWILSQSLLRIAECNPYGMDDFWLQQGTSMLLSLVKSSQEDVQERAATTIATFVVIDDETANVDAARSEAVMRDGGIPLLLDLARCSRVSAQSEAAKAIANLSVNVNVAKVVADEGGIAIFTNLAKSTNRLVAEEAAGGLWNLSVGEEHKAAIAAAGGIKALVDLIFRWPAGTDGVLERAAGALANLAADDKCSLEVAKAGGVHALVTLARSCKLEGVLEQAARALANLAAHGDNNNNNAAVGQEAGALEALVQLTCSQNEGVRQEAAGALWNLSFDDRNREAIAAAGGVEALVSLAQQCLNASEGLQERAAGALWGLSVSESNSIAIGQEGGVAPLLTMAQSEVEDVHETAAGALWNLAFYSSNAHRIVEEGGVPILVHLCSSSGSKMARFMSALALAYMFDGRMDEAAIVGTSSEGSSKGVNIEGARRMALKHIEIFVLTFSDPQVFSMAAASSAPAALSQVAEAVFIQEAGHLRCSGAEIGRFIAMLRNPTPVLRACAAFALLQFSIPGGRHATHHADLLQNVGAARVLRAAAAATSASIEAKVFARIVLRNLEHHQAGTST; encoded by the exons ATGACGACCCGGCGGGTGAGGCGGCGCACGTGCAGggacaaggggaaggggaaggaggTTGTGGAGGAGGGGCGGGCGGTGGAGGCCGGCTCATCGCCGCCGCGGGACTGGGTGCCggcgggggatggggatgggggcggggaggcggtggccggcgaggCCGTGGACTGGACGCTGCTTCCGGATGACACGGTGCTGCAGCTGTTTGGCCGGCTGAGCTACCGCGACCGCGCCAGCTTGGGGGCGACCTGCCAGATGTGGAGGGGGCTCGGGTCGTCGCCGTGCCTGTGGAGCACGCTCGACCTCCGTGCCCACCGTTGCGACGCTGAGGTCGCCTCGTCGCTGGCCTCGCGGTGCGGGGGCCTGCAGCGGCTGCGGCTGCGGGGCCATGAGGCGGCTGTGGCGGTGGCCTCCGCCCTCGGCGCCCGCGACCTCCGAGAGGTGGTGGCCGAAGGCTGCAGGGGACTCACTGACGCCACTCTTGCAGTCCTCGCCGCTCGACACGAGGCGCTGGAGAGCCTCCAGATCGGTCCAGACCCCCTTGAGCGCATCTCCAGCGACGCCCTCCGCCATGTCGCTCTTTGCTGCTCCCGCCTCCGTCGCCTCCACCTCTCGGGTCTTCGTGAAGCTGACTCTGATGCCATAGGAGCGCTGGCGCGCTACTGCCCCCTCCTTGAGGACGTTGCCTTGCTCGACTGCGGCACTGTAGATGAGGCTGCCCTTGGTGACATCCACTCCCTCCGATTCCTCTCTATAGCAGGATGCTACAACGTGAAATGGGCTACAGCATCCGCCTCATGGGCCCAGCTTCCCTTGCTAGTCGCAGTTGACGTCTCCCGCACTGATGTCTCTCCAAATGCTGTCGCTCGTCTGATCTCCCACTCCAAAACCCTCGAGCTTATATGTGCTCTTAACTGCAAATTCGTCGAAGAGGAACAAACACACAGTCCCACTGCATTTAGCAACTCCAAGGGCAAGCTTGTGCTTACCATTACATGCCCCATTTTTAAATCACTCGCTTCACTGTTTCCTGGCAAGGATGTGGAGGAGCACGGCGTGTTCAATGAGTGTAATTGGAGGAACAAAAGGAAAATACTTGGTGTCATGATGAACTGGCTCGAGTGGATCCTATCACAGTCGCTTCTTCGGATTGCAGAGTGCAATCCATATGGCATGGATGACTTCTGGTTGCAGCAGGGCACATCAATGCTGCTGAGCCTGGTGAAGAGCTCACAGGAGGATGTGCAGGAGCGTGCAGctacaacaattgctacatttgtgGTTATTGACGATGAAACTGCGAATGTGGATGCTGCAAGGTCGGAGGCGGTAATGCGGGATGGAGGCATCCCACTTCTGCTGGATCTTGCAAGGTGCTCAAGGGTGAGTGCACAGTCTGAAGCAGCAAAG GCTATTGCCAACCTATCGGTGAATGTGAATGTTGCAAAGGTGGTTGCAGATGAAGGAGGTATCGCCATTTTCACTAATTTGGCTAAGTCGACGAATCGACTTGTTGCTGAAGAAGCTGCTGGTGGCCTTTGGAATCTCTCCGTGGGTGAGGAGCACAAG GCGGCTATTGCGGCAGCTGGTGGTATAAAGGCTTTGGTTGATCTTATATTTCGTTGGCCTGCTGGGACTGATGGAGTTCTT GAACGTGCTGCTGGTGCGCTTGCAAACCTAGCTGCTGATGACAAGTGCAGCTTGGAAGTTGCAAAGGCTGGTGGTGTCCATGCTTTGGTTACACTTGCTCGATCATGTAAACTTGAGGGCGTCCTAGAACAG GCGGCAAGGGCTCTAGCCAACTTAGCTGCACATGGAGATAACAACAACAATAATGCGGCCGTAGGTCAGGAAGCAGGGGCTCTTGAGGCATTAGTGCAACTAACATGTTCTCAAAACGAGGGTGTAAG GCAAGAGGCTGCTGGTGCTTTGTGGAACCTATCATTTGATGATAGGAATCGTGAAGCTATTGCTGCTGCGGGGGGCGTTGAAGCATTG GTTTCACTTGCACAGCAATGTCTGAATGCTTCGGAAGGCCTTCAGGAGAGAGCTGCTGGCGCATTATGGGGACTATCTGTCTCAGAATCGAACAG CATCGCAATTGGACAGGAGGGTGGCGTTGCACCATTGCTCACAATGGCACAGTCAGAGGTTGAA GATGTTCATGAGACAGCTGCAGGGGCATTGTGGAATCTTGCTTTCTATTCCAGCAATGCTCACCGTATAGTTGAAGAAGGTGGGGTGCCTATCCTTGTGCACCTTTGCTCATCATCAGGGTCAAAGATGGCTCGGTTCATGTCTGCGCTAGCCCTTGCCTATATGTTTGATGGAAG AATGGACGAGGCCGCCATTGTTGGGACATCATCTGAGGGCAGTTCCAAAGGTGTTAACATCGAGGGAGCTAGAAGAATGGCTTTGAAGCATATAGAGATCTTTGTGTTAACGTTTTCAGATCCACAGGTGTTCTCTATGGCTGCAGCTTCCTCAGCACCAGCAGCGCTATCTCAGGTTGCTGAAGCAGTGTTCATACAAGAAGCTGGACACCTGAGATGCAG TGGTGCTGAGATAGGTAGATTTATTGCCATGCTTCGGAATCCTACGCCAGTTCTTCGTGCGTGTGCTGCATTTGCCCTTCTTCAG TTCTCAATCCCAGGAGGCCGACATGCAACACACCATGCGGACCTTCTGCAAAATGTAGGAGCGGCTCGGGTCTTGCGTGCAGCGGCGGCAGCAACATCAGCATCCATTGAGGCCAAAGTGTTCGCCAGAATTGTCCTTAGGAATCTGGAACACCATCAGGCAGGGACTTCAACCTGA